The genomic interval AAGACCCTTCCTTTAAATTGGAGCCTCGGCAACAATTCCTCCCATAGTCAAATCTTGCGTTTGAGATTCGCAAAGCGGACGCATCGAGTCAACACATATCCGCGAAACAAATCCCAGTTATTGCGTTCGGTCACGCAATTGAGCCGATGATCTAGCGCGGCAGAACTGAATCGGCCCCGGTCCCGATTTCATTGCCGGTGCGGTCGCCGCATTTTCATCGATTGCGCCAACCACTCCTAAGTTTGTCGATCTATTTGGGCAATTGTCATTTTCAGCAGGCGGTCCAACGATCAAGTCTGCTCGTACCAGGGCCCCCGCTGGCGCAGCGCCACCGGATCCAGCGCCGGGATTTCACCGCCGGCGTCGGCGCGGATCCTATCCGTGGCCAGACCCAGCGCGGCGGATTCGGATCCGGCCACGTTTTTGGCGCATGCCGGATAGTCGCGCAGAACCGAGAAAAGCTTCGGATCGGAACCGTCACGGTTGACGATCAGCCACCAGTCGCGATCACGATAGAAGAACTGCTCGCCCATTGCCGAGGTGACGTATTCGCGGCCGCTGGACGATCCGCCAAGGTCGATTCCGTCAATCGGCAGCGGCGCTTCGATTCCGAGCCTTGCAAGGATCGTCGGCAAAACGTCGGAGTGGTAGACGAAGTCCTCGCGGACCTGTCCGGCGCCTTTTCCGTTCGGGTCGCGCACCAGCAGAATCACGTCCATCAACTCGGGGTGCATGTAAAGTCCGTCCTTGCCGATGTAGCCGTGCTCGCCCAACGGGTGGCCGTGGTCGGAGTTGATCACGACCAGGGTGTCGTCGGACAACCCCAGGACATCCAGATGGTCCAGGAACCGACCCAGCCAGCGATCGGTCATCGTCACTTCGCCGGCGTAAAGCGAACGAATGTGTTCCAGCTCCACGGCGCTGATCGTGTTCAGATCGATGCGCGTCGGCCAGATGTAGTCGCGGCCCGAGTAGTCGGGATCATATGGTTCCCAACGCCAGGGCGGCGGGTCCCAAGGTTCGTGCGGATCAAAACAGTCCACGCTGAGAAAGAAGGGGCGCTCGCGGTTTTCTTCCAGAAATCGCATCGCGGCCCTGAATACCTGCGGCGCAAAGCAGTCTTCCTCGTGCCGGCGCGAATCGACGTTGGCAAGGTACTGGCGCAGCATCTGGTCGCGAACGCTGCCGACGTCCGAATCGGGCTGCACGCGCCGGACCTGCTGCATCGGGATGCGGAACCGCGATTGAAAGAGGTCGTTTTCCTGCCCCCGGATCCAGCGGAACTGGTTGAACCCGCGGTGAAAGTTCATGGCCGGCTTGAACTGGTGGTAAACGTCGGTTACCAATCCGGTGTGGTACCCGTTATGGCGCAGGATCTCGGCCATCGTGACCCGCGCATCGTCCAGCGGGTGCCATCCGGGCCAGCGGACGAAATCGCCCTTGCGGCTGAAATGGTCGGCGAAGGGAAAGATCCTTCGGCCGGTATAGAGCGCCTGGCGCACCTCGATCGTGGGCAAGCTCTCCGGGTAGGGCTGGGCGAATCGGAGCGACTGGGTCGCAAACCGGTCCAGGCAGGGGGTGTTGGCGCGCCCGCCATAACAGCCAACGTGGTCGCGGCGCAGCGAATCGAGCGTGACCAGGACGACGTTGGGCGCTTTTTGCAGGGACGGCATGGCCTAAAGCATCTCGTACCAGGGGCTGGCCCGGCGCAGTTGTTCGGGGGTGATGTCGGGAAATTCCCCGCCGGCCTGGCGCAGGCAGATTTCGAAGAACCGGTCGCAGCGGTCCGCGTTGCCGGAGGCCAGGTTGTTGCGACAATCCGGGTCCGAACGCAGATCGTAGAGGTGCTGGTCTGAGCGCCCGTGGTCGGAAAAGTACCAGTATTCGGAATCGGCGTAGGCCACGTAGTTGTGGAATCCGGTCACGGCGTGATCGCGGCCCGGCGCACTGCCGTCGGCGATTGCCAGCAGGTCCTGGCCCTCGACCGGCAACGGCGCTTCCAGGCCCAGTTGGTTCAACACAGTCGGCATCAGGTCATGGGTGTAGACAAACGAATCGCAGGAGGCGCCACCACCTTCGCCGCCGGGCCGCCGGACCATCAGGAATATGTCGACCAGTTCGGGATAGAGGGACCTGGGGAGCTTGCCCATGACCCCGTGCTCGCCCAGGCTGTGCCCATGGTCGGACAGCACAATGAGCAGCGTGTCATCCATGATTCCAAGATCGTGACAGTGTTCTAGGAAGATGCCCAGCCAGCGGTCGGTCATGGTCACCTCGCCCGCGTAGAGGGCGCGTATCAACCGCAGTTCCTCGGGCCCGAGCCCATCGCAGGGTCCGTAGTTGGGCCAGATCAGGTCGGTACCACGGTAACCGGGCGCGTAGCGATCGAGGTACCAGCGCGGCGGGTCCCAGGGTTCGTGCGGATCGAAGCAGTCGACAAATAGCAGGAAGTCCTGTTCGCGGTTGTCTTCTATGAACCGCATCGCCTCGGAAAATACGCGGGGGGCGAAGTAGTCCTCTTCGTAGCGGCGCCAGGCCACATTCGCAAGGTAGCGCTGGATTCGCTCGCGACCGGCATCGGTGTGCTGGACGGGGTAGCTGTGCGCGGTTGCCGTGGCCTCGTCAATCAAGTGCCGAGATTGCCAGCGATCGCTCTCTTGGCCGCGAACCCAGATGAACTGGTTGAACCCGCGGTGGAAATTCATCGCCGGTTTGAACTGGTGGTACACGTCGGTTACGAGGCCGGTGTGAAACCCGGAATTTCGGGCTATCTCAGACAGCGTCACCGCACTCTCCGGATGGGCCTCCCAGCCGGCCCAGGGGACCGCGTCGCCCTTGGGAGTCTGGTGGCCGCCGAACGGGAAAACCCGGTTGCCGGTATGAATTGCCCGGCGCGTCTGGATGGTGGCCAGCGCCTCGGGCTTTGGGTTGGTGAATCGGACCGCCTCGCGACTGAGCTGGTCAAGGGCGGGCGTGTGGATGGCATCGGCGCCGTAGCAGCCGACGTGGTCGCGCCTCAAGGAGTCCAGGATCACCACGATCGCCTTCATGTCGGGCACCTTTCTGCGTGCGCAGCTGGCGGGCACCGAAAAATCATAGCCGCCAATCGACGGCTGGTAGCAGCCAAATCATCGCCGCCACTGCCCCGGTGCCAAAGAAGCGCTGCCGCCAAAAGCGCCGCGCGGTCTAGACCAACTCGTACCAGGGTCCGGCCCGACGCAGTTGTTCGGGAGTGATCTCGGGAAACTCCCCGCCGGCCTGGTGCCGGCAGATTTCAAAGAATCGGTCGCAGCGGGCGCGATCCCCAGCGGCCAGGTTGTTTCGACACCCCGGATCCTCGCCGAGGGAGTACAGGTGCTGGTCGGAGCGCCCGTGATCGGAAAAGTACCAGTATTCGGAATCGGCGTAAACGACATAGTTGTGGTATCCGGTTACGGCAAACTCGCGTCCCGGACGACGGCCGGAGGCGATATCCAACAGATCCCGGCCCTCGATAGCCAGGGGCGCTTCCAGACCGAGGTGGGCAAGCACAGTCGCCGGGACATCATGCGTGTAAACGAACGGGTCGCAACTGGATCCGCCGTTCTGGCCCCCGGGCGGCCGTACCATCAAGATTATGTCAATTAACTCGGGATAGCTCGAAAACGGAAGCTTGCCCATGACCCCGTGCTCGCCCAGACTGTGCCCGTGGTCGGAGAAGACGACCAACAGGGTCTCGTCCATGATCCCCAGACAGTGACAATGCTCCAGGAAGATTCCCAGCCAGCGATCGGTCATTGTCACCTCGCCCGCGTAGAGGGCCCGGATCAGATCGATTTGATTTTTTTCCAGCCCTTCACAGCGTCCGTAGCTGGGCCAGATCAGATCGGTCCCGCGATACCCGGGAGCGTAACGGTCCACGTACCACCACGGCGGGTCCCAGGGCTCGTGCGGATCGAAGCTGTCGACCACCAGCAGGAAATCCCGTTCGCGGTTGTCTTCGACGAAACGCATCGCTTCGGTGAAAACCTGCGGGGCGAAGTAATCGGCTTCGTAGTGGCGCCGGGCGACGTTTGACAGATAGCGCCGGAACCGGATCCGGCGGTATTCGTTGTGTTGGGCAGGATAGCTATGGGCTTCGACGGAATCCCGGTCGACCAATTGGACGGACCCCCAGTGGTCGTTTTCCTGGCCGCGAATCCAGTGGAACTGGTCGAATCCGCGGTGGAAATTCATCGACGGCTTGAACTGGTGGTAGGTATCGGTGATCAGGCCGGTGTGAAAACCGCTGTGACGGGCTATCTCGGCCATCGTCACGACGGACTCCGAATGCGGTCCCCAACCCGGCGTACGGTTGATGTCGCCCTTATAGCTTTGGTGATCTCCGAAGGGGAACACGCGGTTGCCGGTGTGTACCGCGCGACGCGTCTGCAGGGTTGCCAGTGCCTCGGGCTTGGGGTTGTTGAACCGAATGGATTCGCGGCTGAATTGGTCGAGGGCCGGCGTGTGAATGGAATCGGCGCCATAGCAGCCGACGTGGTCGCGACGCAACGAATCCAGAATCACGACGATCGCCTTCATTGCAGATACCTTTCAGGTGGCGGCAATTTGTTCCGCGCGCAATCGAGCCGACGCCCGCCGCGGGCAATTTCAGAAACGCGAGTCAATCGGGCTGGAGGTAGCGGCGCGCCCGGTTGGCGATGCTTCCGCTGCCGCCCAGGGCCACTGCCTGCGAAAAGTCCACCCGGGCCCGGTTCGAATTGCCCAGCCGACGGTGGATGATGCCGCGGTTGAACCGCGCCACTGCGCTGTCGCCCAGCTTGATCAGGCGGTCGTAGTCCAGCAGCGCCTCCTCAATCATCTCCAGCCGCAGCAGGCAGTTTCCCCGGTTCTGCAGGGCCCGGCAGTTTTCGGGCTCGATATCGAGGGTCAACGAAAAATCGTTGACGGCATGGCGCAGCTTCCCCAGGCGCATGTGCGCCACGCCCCGGTCGTAGCAGACTTCCGGTTCGGGGCCGAGCGCCTCCAGAAGGCGGTCGAACTCCTCGACGGCCTCCTTGAGCAACTCCGCCCGGGCCAGGCTACGGGCCATGCGCAGGCGAAGCGTGTCGGCCTCCGGCTCCTGTTTCAAAAGTTCGCTCAGGTCCCGGGCCGCCAGCGCGTGTTGCCCCATCCGCTCATAACAACTTGCGCGCAACGCCAGCGCTTGGGTGTTCTGGTCGTCGCCGGCCAGCACAACCCGGAGCTGTTCGATCGCGGCCGACCGGTTGCCCAGCTCGACGTGCGCATGGGCGCAGCCTATGCGGGCATCGACGTCGTCCGGGTCCAGGGCTATCGCGCTTTCGTAGGCGATAACCGCACCACCAAAATCACCCAGCGCGACCCGCGCCAGGGCCAGCGAATTGTGCGCCACCGGGTTGTCCGGGTCCAGGCGGATCGCTGCATCCAGATCGCCTACCGCCGCGGCATGCCGACCTTCCTCGATCTTGGCCAGCGCGCTGGTGATTAGCTCTTCAGGATCCATTTGCCGACCAGTAACTGCTCCTGTGGTTCCCCGGCCAACAGCGCTAGGGTAAACCGCGGATACGGCCCCCATTTTCAGATAATCCTCTGGCTTGGCAGGCAATTAGGCAACTATGGGGCTTCTGCGCGCCGCCTCCGACCCGGTATTGCTGGTATCCCTGGCAGTGGCGTTCGTGGTGGCCATCACGATCCACGAATTCCTGCACGCATGGGTGGCCGACCGGCTCGGCGACTCGACGCCGCGCCGCGAGGGCCGAGTAACGCTGAATCCCTTGCGGCACCTTGATCCGATGGGGACCGTTCTCCTGGCCCTGGTCGGATTCGGATGGGGACGGCCGGTAATCGTGAATCCCATGAATTTCGCAATCGGGCCGCGCACCGGCATGGCCCTGGTGGCGGTTGCCGGTCCGCTCTCCAACGTGGTTCTGGCGCTGGCCCTGGCGCCGGTTGCGCGATCGTTTGCGGGGGCCGGCGCGGATCCCTTGACCGAAGCGATGGGGCTAATCCTGGTCCTGACCGTCCAGGTGAACGTCCTGCTGGCGATATTCAACCTGATCCCGATACCGCCCCTGGACGGGTTCGCGGTGCTGGTCGGGATAGTGCCGAGGGAGATTGCCTACCAGCTGGACCGGCTGCGCACCTTCGGACCGTTCCTGCTCCTCGCGCTGCTGATCGCCGGTCCGTTCCTGGGACTCAACGTCATCGGGTTCCTGGTCGGCGGGCCGATTTCTTTCGTAAACGGCCTGTTGCTCGGGCCCTGAAGCCGGCAGCGAGTTCAGACCGCCCGCGGGCCGCGCGAACGTTGCAGAGATTCGCCGACCTGGCGGGCGCACTCTTGGGCGAGCCGGACATTGTAGTTGGTGCCGCGGTCTTCGGGGTAGATCTGCGAAGTGTTGCAAACGTAGAGACCCGAGAGATCGGTTGCGAACGGCGGGCGCTGGCGCTGGTAGCCGGCGGTGATAACCGGCTGGGCGACCCGGTCGGCGGACAACCAGAGGTCCTTTACCTGCCCGGTCGCAAATCTCGGGAACACGCGCTTTATCGCCGGCGCATAGGTCGCGAGCAGTTCGTCGGCTGAATATTCGAAGAATTCGTGCCCGGGGTCAAGATAACTGCCGGCATAAAGGAGTCTGGCGCCGCCGTATCGTTCGGGGCCGATCAGGTTGGTATGTTCGACCAGCACCGGGAAGGGAATTGCCGCATCGGCGACGTTCGTCCAGTAGAAGCGCGACAGCTGGCTCTCCAACTGCAGCAGCAGGACCAGGGCGCCGCGGTATTGAATCTGCGGGATCCGTATCCAGTTCGCATGCTCCGGCAGCAGCCGGCGCAGGATCGGCAGGCCGACCGTGGCCACGACCGCATCGGCGCGGTGCGTCTGGCCGCCCACCCGAACCCCGCGAACCCGGTCCCGTAGGCGTTCGATCCCCTCGATCGGGGTGCCAAGGTGGATCCGGGCCCCCTTGCGTTCGGCCGAGATCGACAGGGCCCGGGTCAGTTCGAGGAAGCTGCCGTCGATGTACCCCAGCATTTCTCGCAGCGAGCCGCGCGGCCGCGACCGGGCTCGGACGTGCACCCGGCTCCAGAACCAGGCCATCGAGATCGACCGCCAGTGCGGACCGAACTTGGCTTCAAGCAATGGCCGCCAGACGGCGTTGAAAGCTTCGCGACCGGAGAGACCGGGCAGCACGTCGGCGGCGCGGACGTCCTCGTACTTTGCGTAATCGGTCACCATCTGCAGGCGCAGGGCGGCCAGTCCCATCCGCAGCCGCGCGGGGAGGCTAATCGGAGAAAAATTCAGCAGATCCCAGGGAGTGTTGAAGGGAAAGAGGCGGCCGCCCGTAAAGTACGCCATCGGCGCGGTCTTCCAGGTAAGGCGATCGGCTACGCCCAGTTCCCGCATCAATCCCTGGATTTCCGGGCTGTCGAGAAAGAGGTGGTGGTAAAACCGCTCCACCGGCTCGCCGTTCACCTCGACAACGCCCAGTTCCCCGCCGATCGCCGGACCGGCCTCGAAGACTTCGGCATCGATACCGGAACCAGCCAGCTCGTGGGCAAGGGTCAGTCCGGTGATGCCGGCCCCGATGATTGCGACCCTGGGTCGACCCGTTTGATTGGTCAAGCGGTCATCCGCACTTTTCAATTTGCTGGTCGGGATAATCCGGATATGCGGCAGCGCCGACCAAGAAAATTATCGAATCCGGAGCGCGGCCGCAGGGACGCCGCGGGCGCGATCGCTGAACTGCTGTCGGAGCGTGAATTGGCGCTTTTCCGACGCATGAGCGGCGTCGAGCGCCACATTGCCCGCTTCCGCTTTCGCTACCTCCGCGGCCGGGACATCGGCGATGCCGACCGGCAACGGGCCCTGCTCCTGCGCGACGTCGGCAAAGGCCGGCCCAGTTTTATTCAGCGAGTCCTGGTGGTCCTGCTCGCCGCCTCCCCTGGAATCATGGCGCACTGGCGGCGCAGGGACGATAACTCTTATCTGGCCCAGGTGGCCCGCCTGGCGCAGCACAGCGAGGCCGGCGCCGAACTGCTCAGATTGGCCGGCTCAAACAATCGGGTCATCGAAATGGTGCGGACCCGAGACTCCAGGTAGCGCTAGAAGGCCCCCAGACCGGCCGGCGCCGGGTGATTCGCGCCGCCGCTAGCGCTTGGTGAACTGCGGAGCCTTGCGGGCCCTTTTCAGTCCCGGCTTCTTGCGTTCTTTCACGCGGGCGTCGCGGGTGAGCATGCCGGCAGATTTGAGAAGCGGGCGAAATTCCGGATTGAATTCGTTCAGCGCGCGGGCCAGACCCAGGCGGATGGCTCCTGCC from Chloroflexota bacterium carries:
- a CDS encoding tetratricopeptide repeat protein gives rise to the protein MGAVSAVYPSAVGRGTTGAVTGRQMDPEELITSALAKIEEGRHAAAVGDLDAAIRLDPDNPVAHNSLALARVALGDFGGAVIAYESAIALDPDDVDARIGCAHAHVELGNRSAAIEQLRVVLAGDDQNTQALALRASCYERMGQHALAARDLSELLKQEPEADTLRLRMARSLARAELLKEAVEEFDRLLEALGPEPEVCYDRGVAHMRLGKLRHAVNDFSLTLDIEPENCRALQNRGNCLLRLEMIEEALLDYDRLIKLGDSAVARFNRGIIHRRLGNSNRARVDFSQAVALGGSGSIANRARRYLQPD
- a CDS encoding site-2 protease family protein; the protein is MGLLRAASDPVLLVSLAVAFVVAITIHEFLHAWVADRLGDSTPRREGRVTLNPLRHLDPMGTVLLALVGFGWGRPVIVNPMNFAIGPRTGMALVAVAGPLSNVVLALALAPVARSFAGAGADPLTEAMGLILVLTVQVNVLLAIFNLIPIPPLDGFAVLVGIVPREIAYQLDRLRTFGPFLLLALLIAGPFLGLNVIGFLVGGPISFVNGLLLGP
- a CDS encoding sulfatase, with amino-acid sequence MPASCARRKVPDMKAIVVILDSLRRDHVGCYGADAIHTPALDQLSREAVRFTNPKPEALATIQTRRAIHTGNRVFPFGGHQTPKGDAVPWAGWEAHPESAVTLSEIARNSGFHTGLVTDVYHQFKPAMNFHRGFNQFIWVRGQESDRWQSRHLIDEATATAHSYPVQHTDAGRERIQRYLANVAWRRYEEDYFAPRVFSEAMRFIEDNREQDFLLFVDCFDPHEPWDPPRWYLDRYAPGYRGTDLIWPNYGPCDGLGPEELRLIRALYAGEVTMTDRWLGIFLEHCHDLGIMDDTLLIVLSDHGHSLGEHGVMGKLPRSLYPELVDIFLMVRRPGGEGGGASCDSFVYTHDLMPTVLNQLGLEAPLPVEGQDLLAIADGSAPGRDHAVTGFHNYVAYADSEYWYFSDHGRSDQHLYDLRSDPDCRNNLASGNADRCDRFFEICLRQAGGEFPDITPEQLRRASPWYEML
- a CDS encoding sulfatase; its protein translation is MKAIVVILDSLRRDHVGCYGADSIHTPALDQFSRESIRFNNPKPEALATLQTRRAVHTGNRVFPFGDHQSYKGDINRTPGWGPHSESVVTMAEIARHSGFHTGLITDTYHQFKPSMNFHRGFDQFHWIRGQENDHWGSVQLVDRDSVEAHSYPAQHNEYRRIRFRRYLSNVARRHYEADYFAPQVFTEAMRFVEDNRERDFLLVVDSFDPHEPWDPPWWYVDRYAPGYRGTDLIWPSYGRCEGLEKNQIDLIRALYAGEVTMTDRWLGIFLEHCHCLGIMDETLLVVFSDHGHSLGEHGVMGKLPFSSYPELIDIILMVRPPGGQNGGSSCDPFVYTHDVPATVLAHLGLEAPLAIEGRDLLDIASGRRPGREFAVTGYHNYVVYADSEYWYFSDHGRSDQHLYSLGEDPGCRNNLAAGDRARCDRFFEICRHQAGGEFPEITPEQLRRAGPWYELV
- a CDS encoding sulfatase; amino-acid sequence: MPSLQKAPNVVLVTLDSLRRDHVGCYGGRANTPCLDRFATQSLRFAQPYPESLPTIEVRQALYTGRRIFPFADHFSRKGDFVRWPGWHPLDDARVTMAEILRHNGYHTGLVTDVYHQFKPAMNFHRGFNQFRWIRGQENDLFQSRFRIPMQQVRRVQPDSDVGSVRDQMLRQYLANVDSRRHEEDCFAPQVFRAAMRFLEENRERPFFLSVDCFDPHEPWDPPPWRWEPYDPDYSGRDYIWPTRIDLNTISAVELEHIRSLYAGEVTMTDRWLGRFLDHLDVLGLSDDTLVVINSDHGHPLGEHGYIGKDGLYMHPELMDVILLVRDPNGKGAGQVREDFVYHSDVLPTILARLGIEAPLPIDGIDLGGSSSGREYVTSAMGEQFFYRDRDWWLIVNRDGSDPKLFSVLRDYPACAKNVAGSESAALGLATDRIRADAGGEIPALDPVALRQRGPWYEQT
- a CDS encoding NAD(P)/FAD-dependent oxidoreductase; translated protein: MPHIRIIPTSKLKSADDRLTNQTGRPRVAIIGAGITGLTLAHELAGSGIDAEVFEAGPAIGGELGVVEVNGEPVERFYHHLFLDSPEIQGLMRELGVADRLTWKTAPMAYFTGGRLFPFNTPWDLLNFSPISLPARLRMGLAALRLQMVTDYAKYEDVRAADVLPGLSGREAFNAVWRPLLEAKFGPHWRSISMAWFWSRVHVRARSRPRGSLREMLGYIDGSFLELTRALSISAERKGARIHLGTPIEGIERLRDRVRGVRVGGQTHRADAVVATVGLPILRRLLPEHANWIRIPQIQYRGALVLLLQLESQLSRFYWTNVADAAIPFPVLVEHTNLIGPERYGGARLLYAGSYLDPGHEFFEYSADELLATYAPAIKRVFPRFATGQVKDLWLSADRVAQPVITAGYQRQRPPFATDLSGLYVCNTSQIYPEDRGTNYNVRLAQECARQVGESLQRSRGPRAV